A window of Festucalex cinctus isolate MCC-2025b chromosome 6, RoL_Fcin_1.0, whole genome shotgun sequence contains these coding sequences:
- the LOC144020378 gene encoding dynamin-2-like isoform X2 produces MGNRGMEDLIPLINKLQDAFSSIGQSCNLELPQIAVVGGQSAGKSSVLENFVGRDFLPRGSGIVTRRPLILQLVNNKAEYAEFLHCKGRKFVDFDEVRQEIEAETDRLTGSNKGISPIPINLRVYSPNVLNLTLIDLPGMTKVAVGDQPADIEHQIRDMLLQFITKESCLILAVTPANTDLANSDALKIAKEVDPQGLRTIGVITKLDLMDEGTDAQDILENKLLPLRRGYIGVVNRSQKDIDGKKDIRAALAAERKFFLSHPAYRHFAERMGTPHLQKTLNQQLTNHIRDTLPGLRSKLQSQLLSLEKEVEEFKNFRPDDPARKTKALLQMVQQFGVDFEKCIEGSGDQVDTSNLSGGAKINRIFHERFPFELVKMEFDEKELRKEISYAIKNIHGVRTGLFTPDLAFEAIVKKQIIKLKDPCLKCVDLVVTELVTLIRKCTEKLGSYPRLREETERIVTTYIRERDSKTKDQVLLLIDIELSYINTNHEDFIGFANAQQRTAANATKKRVMPNQGEILVIRRGWLTINISIMKGGSKDYWFVLTAESLSWYKDEEEKEKKYMLPLDNLKLRDVEKGFMSSKHVFAIFNTEQRNVYKDLRQIELACDTQDDVDSWKASFLRAGVYPEKDQPENEDAMIPGDTVSMDPQLERQVETIRNLVDSYISIVNKSIRDLMPKTIMHLMINSAKDFIHSELLAYLYSAGDQSSLMEESAEQAQRRDEMLRMYHALKESLVIIGDISTTTISTPVPPPVDDTWIKESGPPAGIRPAPATAPAPNRPPAVRGPAPGPAPPLNPSPAFGAPPVPTRPGPVPAQSGFDSNIPLIPSRPARVPPALPPGIPSRRPPAAPNRPTIIRPSEPSLLD; encoded by the exons ATGGGAAACCGGGGGATGGAAGACCTCATTCCCCTCATCAACAAGCTTCAGGACGCTTTCAGCTCCATCGGCCAGAGTTGCAACTTGGAGCTGCCCCAAATAGCGGTCGTCGGCGGCCAGAGCGCGGGGAAGAGTTCGGTTCTGGAGAATTTCGTTGGCAG AGACTTCTTGCCCAGAGGGTCTGGTATCGTCACCCGCCGCCCTCTCATCCTGCAACTCGTCAACAACAAAGCAG AGTATGCAGAGTTCCTGCACTGTAAGGGCCGTAAATTTGTGGACTTTGATGAAGTCCGTCAGGAGATTGAAGCAGAAACTGACCGGCTCACTGGATCCAATAAGGGCATTTCACCAATCCCAATCAACCTTCGAGTCTACTCTCCTAATG TGTTAAACCTGACCCTGATCGACCTGCCGGGAATGACAAAAGTGGCTGTCGGAGACCAGCCTGCAGACATCGAACACCAGATCAGAGACATGCTGCTGCAGTTCATCACCAAGGAGAGCTGCCTCATTCTGGCCGTCACTCCGGCAAATACTGACCTGGCCAACTCGGATGCCCTCAAGATTGCCAAGGAGGTCGATCCTCAGG GTCTGCGGACTATTGGAGTGATTACAAAGCTGGACTTGATGGATGAAGGGACGGATGCTCAAGACATTCTGGAAAACAAACTGCTTCCTCTCCGCAGGG GTTACATTGGGGTGGTGAACCGCAGTCAGAAGGACATTGATGGAAAGAAAGACATTCGTGCTGCTTTGGCTGCTGAGCGCAAGTTCTTCCTGTCGCATCCTGCATACAGACATTTCGCAGAGCGCATGGGAACTCCACACCTGCAGAAGACACTGAATCAG CAACTCACCAACCACATCCGTGACACTCTGCCAGGGTTACGCAGTAAGCTGCAAAGCCAGCTACTTTCCCTGGAGAAAGAGGTGGAAGAATTCAAGAACTTTCGTCCTGATGATCCCGCACGCAAAACCAAGGCTTTGCTTCA GATGGTGCAACAATTTGGCGTGGACTTTGAGAAGTGCATCGAAGGCTCGGGGGATCAGGTGGACACGTCCAACTTATCTGGAGGAGCAAAGATCAACCGCATTTTTCATGAGCGTTTTCCATTTGAGCTGGTGAAG ATGGAGTTTGATGAGAAGGAGCTGAGGAAAGAAATCAGTTACGCTatcaaaaacatccatggaGTCAG GACAGGCCTGTTCACACCTGACTTGGCGTTTGAAGCTATAGTGAAAAAGCAGATCATTAAGCTGAAAGACCCCTGTCTGAAATGCGTTGACCTCGTCGTCACCGAGCTTGTCACCCTGATCAGGAAGTGCACTGAAAAG CTTGGATCATATCCTCGGCTTAGAGAAGAAACTGAGCGAATCGTCACCACTTACATCAGAGAGAGGGATAGCAAGACGAAAGACCAG GTGCTCCTGTTAATTGACATCGAATTATCCTACATCAACACTAATCATGAGGACTTCATTGGGTTTGCCAA TGCCCAGCAGAGGACGGCTGCAAATGCGACCAAAAAGAGAGTCATGCCTAACCAG GGAGAGATTCTT GTTATTCGTCGAGGCTGGTTGACAATCAACATTAGCATCATGAAGGGAGGCTCCAAGGACTACTGGTTTGTTCTCACTGCTGAGTCCCTTTCTTGGTACAAAGATGAGGAG gagaaggagaagaagtacATGTTGCCTCTTGACAACCTGAAGCTGAGAGATGTGGAGAAGGGATTCATGTCCAGCAAACATGTCTTTGCCATATTCAACACTGAGCAGAG AAACGTGTACAAAGACCTGCGGCAGATCGAGCTGGCGTGTGACACTCAAGACGACGTTGACAGCTGGAAAGCCTCGTTCCTCCGAGCTGGTGTTTACCCTGAGAAAGATCAg CCGGAAAATGAAGATGCGATGATTCCGGGCGACACCGTGTCTATGGACCCGCAGTTGGAGCGGCAGGTGGAGACCATCCGCAACCTGGTGGACTCGTATATCAGCATTGTCAACAAGTCCATCAGAGACCTCATGCCCAAGACCATTATGCACCTCATGATTAACAGT GCAAAAGACTTCATCCACTCGGAGCTGCTGGCCTACCTGTACTCAGCTGGGGACCAGAGCAGCCTGATGGAAGAATCTGCTGAGCAAGCTCAGAGGAGAGATGAGATGCTGAGGATGTACCATGCTCTGAAGGAATCTCTCGTCATTATTGGTGACATCAGTACCACCACTATTTCGACCCCGGTGCCTCCACCCGTAGACGACACCTGGATCAAAGAGTCTGG TCCTCCAGCGGGAATCCGCCCTGCCCCAGCAACGGCGCCCGCTCCAAACCGTCCCCCGGCAGTAAGGGGGCCCGCGCCCGGTCCGGCCCCACCGTTGAACCCATCACCGGCATTCGGCGCCCCACCTGTGCCTACCCGACCCGGCCCGGTGCCGGCCCAGTCCGGTTTTGATTCAAACATTCCACTGATTCCCTCCAGGCCGGCACGTGTGCCTCCTGCGCTGCCGCCGGGCATCCCGAG CAGAAGACCCCCGGCTGCTCCCAACAGACCCACCATCATACGTCCTTCAGAACCCTCCCTGCTTGACTAG
- the LOC144020378 gene encoding dynamin-2-like isoform X7: protein MGNRGMEDLIPLINKLQDAFSSIGQSCNLELPQIAVVGGQSAGKSSVLENFVGRDFLPRGSGIVTRRPLILQLVNNKAEYAEFLHCKGRKFVDFDEVRQEIEAETDRLTGSNKGISPIPINLRVYSPNVLNLTLIDLPGMTKVAVGDQPADIEHQIRDMLLQFITKESCLILAVTPANTDLANSDALKIAKEVDPQGLRTIGVITKLDLMDEGTDAQDILENKLLPLRRGYIGVVNRSQKDIDGKKDIRAALAAERKFFLSHPAYRHFAERMGTPHLQKTLNQQLTNHIRDTLPGLRSKLQSQLLSLEKEVEEFKNFRPDDPARKTKALLQMVQQFGVDFEKCIEGSGDQVDTSNLSGGAKINRIFHERFPFELVKMEFDEKELRKEISYAIKNIHGVRTGLFTPDLAFEAIVKKQIIKLKDPCLKCVDLVVTELVTLIRKCTEKLGSYPRLREETERIVTTYIRERDSKTKDQVLLLIDIELSYINTNHEDFIGFANAQQRTAANATKKRVMPNQVIRRGWLTINISIMKGGSKDYWFVLTAESLSWYKDEEEKEKKYMLPLDNLKLRDVEKGFMSSKHVFAIFNTEQRNVYKDLRQIELACDTQDDVDSWKASFLRAGVYPEKDQPENEDAMIPGDTVSMDPQLERQVETIRNLVDSYISIVNKSIRDLMPKTIMHLMINSAKDFIHSELLAYLYSAGDQSSLMEESAEQAQRRDEMLRMYHALKESLVIIGDISTTTISTPVPPPVDDTWIKESGPPAGIRPAPATAPAPNRPPAVRGPAPGPAPPLNPSPAFGAPPVPTRPGPVPAQSGFDSNIPLIPSRPARVPPALPPGIPRRPPAAPNRPTIIRPSEPSLLD from the exons ATGGGAAACCGGGGGATGGAAGACCTCATTCCCCTCATCAACAAGCTTCAGGACGCTTTCAGCTCCATCGGCCAGAGTTGCAACTTGGAGCTGCCCCAAATAGCGGTCGTCGGCGGCCAGAGCGCGGGGAAGAGTTCGGTTCTGGAGAATTTCGTTGGCAG AGACTTCTTGCCCAGAGGGTCTGGTATCGTCACCCGCCGCCCTCTCATCCTGCAACTCGTCAACAACAAAGCAG AGTATGCAGAGTTCCTGCACTGTAAGGGCCGTAAATTTGTGGACTTTGATGAAGTCCGTCAGGAGATTGAAGCAGAAACTGACCGGCTCACTGGATCCAATAAGGGCATTTCACCAATCCCAATCAACCTTCGAGTCTACTCTCCTAATG TGTTAAACCTGACCCTGATCGACCTGCCGGGAATGACAAAAGTGGCTGTCGGAGACCAGCCTGCAGACATCGAACACCAGATCAGAGACATGCTGCTGCAGTTCATCACCAAGGAGAGCTGCCTCATTCTGGCCGTCACTCCGGCAAATACTGACCTGGCCAACTCGGATGCCCTCAAGATTGCCAAGGAGGTCGATCCTCAGG GTCTGCGGACTATTGGAGTGATTACAAAGCTGGACTTGATGGATGAAGGGACGGATGCTCAAGACATTCTGGAAAACAAACTGCTTCCTCTCCGCAGGG GTTACATTGGGGTGGTGAACCGCAGTCAGAAGGACATTGATGGAAAGAAAGACATTCGTGCTGCTTTGGCTGCTGAGCGCAAGTTCTTCCTGTCGCATCCTGCATACAGACATTTCGCAGAGCGCATGGGAACTCCACACCTGCAGAAGACACTGAATCAG CAACTCACCAACCACATCCGTGACACTCTGCCAGGGTTACGCAGTAAGCTGCAAAGCCAGCTACTTTCCCTGGAGAAAGAGGTGGAAGAATTCAAGAACTTTCGTCCTGATGATCCCGCACGCAAAACCAAGGCTTTGCTTCA GATGGTGCAACAATTTGGCGTGGACTTTGAGAAGTGCATCGAAGGCTCGGGGGATCAGGTGGACACGTCCAACTTATCTGGAGGAGCAAAGATCAACCGCATTTTTCATGAGCGTTTTCCATTTGAGCTGGTGAAG ATGGAGTTTGATGAGAAGGAGCTGAGGAAAGAAATCAGTTACGCTatcaaaaacatccatggaGTCAG GACAGGCCTGTTCACACCTGACTTGGCGTTTGAAGCTATAGTGAAAAAGCAGATCATTAAGCTGAAAGACCCCTGTCTGAAATGCGTTGACCTCGTCGTCACCGAGCTTGTCACCCTGATCAGGAAGTGCACTGAAAAG CTTGGATCATATCCTCGGCTTAGAGAAGAAACTGAGCGAATCGTCACCACTTACATCAGAGAGAGGGATAGCAAGACGAAAGACCAG GTGCTCCTGTTAATTGACATCGAATTATCCTACATCAACACTAATCATGAGGACTTCATTGGGTTTGCCAA TGCCCAGCAGAGGACGGCTGCAAATGCGACCAAAAAGAGAGTCATGCCTAACCAG GTTATTCGTCGAGGCTGGTTGACAATCAACATTAGCATCATGAAGGGAGGCTCCAAGGACTACTGGTTTGTTCTCACTGCTGAGTCCCTTTCTTGGTACAAAGATGAGGAG gagaaggagaagaagtacATGTTGCCTCTTGACAACCTGAAGCTGAGAGATGTGGAGAAGGGATTCATGTCCAGCAAACATGTCTTTGCCATATTCAACACTGAGCAGAG AAACGTGTACAAAGACCTGCGGCAGATCGAGCTGGCGTGTGACACTCAAGACGACGTTGACAGCTGGAAAGCCTCGTTCCTCCGAGCTGGTGTTTACCCTGAGAAAGATCAg CCGGAAAATGAAGATGCGATGATTCCGGGCGACACCGTGTCTATGGACCCGCAGTTGGAGCGGCAGGTGGAGACCATCCGCAACCTGGTGGACTCGTATATCAGCATTGTCAACAAGTCCATCAGAGACCTCATGCCCAAGACCATTATGCACCTCATGATTAACAGT GCAAAAGACTTCATCCACTCGGAGCTGCTGGCCTACCTGTACTCAGCTGGGGACCAGAGCAGCCTGATGGAAGAATCTGCTGAGCAAGCTCAGAGGAGAGATGAGATGCTGAGGATGTACCATGCTCTGAAGGAATCTCTCGTCATTATTGGTGACATCAGTACCACCACTATTTCGACCCCGGTGCCTCCACCCGTAGACGACACCTGGATCAAAGAGTCTGG TCCTCCAGCGGGAATCCGCCCTGCCCCAGCAACGGCGCCCGCTCCAAACCGTCCCCCGGCAGTAAGGGGGCCCGCGCCCGGTCCGGCCCCACCGTTGAACCCATCACCGGCATTCGGCGCCCCACCTGTGCCTACCCGACCCGGCCCGGTGCCGGCCCAGTCCGGTTTTGATTCAAACATTCCACTGATTCCCTCCAGGCCGGCACGTGTGCCTCCTGCGCTGCCGCCGGGCATCCCGAG AAGACCCCCGGCTGCTCCCAACAGACCCACCATCATACGTCCTTCAGAACCCTCCCTGCTTGACTAG
- the LOC144020378 gene encoding dynamin-2-like isoform X1, whose product MGNRGMEDLIPLINKLQDAFSSIGQSCNLELPQIAVVGGQSAGKSSVLENFVGRDFLPRGSGIVTRRPLILQLVNNKAEYAEFLHCKGRKFVDFDEVRQEIEAETDRLTGSNKGISPIPINLRVYSPNVLNLTLIDLPGMTKVAVGDQPADIEHQIRDMLLQFITKESCLILAVTPANTDLANSDALKIAKEVDPQGLRTIGVITKLDLMDEGTDAQDILENKLLPLRRGYIGVVNRSQKDIDGKKDIRAALAAERKFFLSHPAYRHFAERMGTPHLQKTLNQQLTNHIRDTLPGLRSKLQSQLLSLEKEVEEFKNFRPDDPARKTKALLQMVQQFGVDFEKCIEGSGDQVDTSNLSGGAKINRIFHERFPFELVKMEFDEKELRKEISYAIKNIHGVRTGLFTPDMAFEAIVKKQIIKLKEPCLKCIDMVIQELINTVRQCTNKLGSYPRLREETERIVTTYIRERDSKTKDQVLLLIDIELSYINTNHEDFIGFANAQQRTAANATKKRVMPNQGEILVIRRGWLTINISIMKGGSKDYWFVLTAESLSWYKDEEEKEKKYMLPLDNLKLRDVEKGFMSSKHVFAIFNTEQRNVYKDLRQIELACDTQDDVDSWKASFLRAGVYPEKDQPENEDAMIPGDTVSMDPQLERQVETIRNLVDSYISIVNKSIRDLMPKTIMHLMINSAKDFIHSELLAYLYSAGDQSSLMEESAEQAQRRDEMLRMYHALKESLVIIGDISTTTISTPVPPPVDDTWIKESGPPAGIRPAPATAPAPNRPPAVRGPAPGPAPPLNPSPAFGAPPVPTRPGPVPAQSGFDSNIPLIPSRPARVPPALPPGIPSRRPPAAPNRPTIIRPSEPSLLD is encoded by the exons ATGGGAAACCGGGGGATGGAAGACCTCATTCCCCTCATCAACAAGCTTCAGGACGCTTTCAGCTCCATCGGCCAGAGTTGCAACTTGGAGCTGCCCCAAATAGCGGTCGTCGGCGGCCAGAGCGCGGGGAAGAGTTCGGTTCTGGAGAATTTCGTTGGCAG AGACTTCTTGCCCAGAGGGTCTGGTATCGTCACCCGCCGCCCTCTCATCCTGCAACTCGTCAACAACAAAGCAG AGTATGCAGAGTTCCTGCACTGTAAGGGCCGTAAATTTGTGGACTTTGATGAAGTCCGTCAGGAGATTGAAGCAGAAACTGACCGGCTCACTGGATCCAATAAGGGCATTTCACCAATCCCAATCAACCTTCGAGTCTACTCTCCTAATG TGTTAAACCTGACCCTGATCGACCTGCCGGGAATGACAAAAGTGGCTGTCGGAGACCAGCCTGCAGACATCGAACACCAGATCAGAGACATGCTGCTGCAGTTCATCACCAAGGAGAGCTGCCTCATTCTGGCCGTCACTCCGGCAAATACTGACCTGGCCAACTCGGATGCCCTCAAGATTGCCAAGGAGGTCGATCCTCAGG GTCTGCGGACTATTGGAGTGATTACAAAGCTGGACTTGATGGATGAAGGGACGGATGCTCAAGACATTCTGGAAAACAAACTGCTTCCTCTCCGCAGGG GTTACATTGGGGTGGTGAACCGCAGTCAGAAGGACATTGATGGAAAGAAAGACATTCGTGCTGCTTTGGCTGCTGAGCGCAAGTTCTTCCTGTCGCATCCTGCATACAGACATTTCGCAGAGCGCATGGGAACTCCACACCTGCAGAAGACACTGAATCAG CAACTCACCAACCACATCCGTGACACTCTGCCAGGGTTACGCAGTAAGCTGCAAAGCCAGCTACTTTCCCTGGAGAAAGAGGTGGAAGAATTCAAGAACTTTCGTCCTGATGATCCCGCACGCAAAACCAAGGCTTTGCTTCA GATGGTGCAACAATTTGGCGTGGACTTTGAGAAGTGCATCGAAGGCTCGGGGGATCAGGTGGACACGTCCAACTTATCTGGAGGAGCAAAGATCAACCGCATTTTTCATGAGCGTTTTCCATTTGAGCTGGTGAAG ATGGAGTTTGATGAGAAGGAGCTGAGGAAAGAAATCAGTTACGCTatcaaaaacatccatggaGTCAG GACAGGCCTGTTCACCCCAGACATGGCCTTTGAAGCCATAGTGAAAAAGCAGATCATTAAGCTGAAAGAACCGTGTCTGAAATGCATCGACATGGTCATCCAGGAGCTCATCAACACAGTCAGGCAGTGCACTAATAAG CTTGGATCATATCCTCGGCTTAGAGAAGAAACTGAGCGAATCGTCACCACTTACATCAGAGAGAGGGATAGCAAGACGAAAGACCAG GTGCTCCTGTTAATTGACATCGAATTATCCTACATCAACACTAATCATGAGGACTTCATTGGGTTTGCCAA TGCCCAGCAGAGGACGGCTGCAAATGCGACCAAAAAGAGAGTCATGCCTAACCAG GGAGAGATTCTT GTTATTCGTCGAGGCTGGTTGACAATCAACATTAGCATCATGAAGGGAGGCTCCAAGGACTACTGGTTTGTTCTCACTGCTGAGTCCCTTTCTTGGTACAAAGATGAGGAG gagaaggagaagaagtacATGTTGCCTCTTGACAACCTGAAGCTGAGAGATGTGGAGAAGGGATTCATGTCCAGCAAACATGTCTTTGCCATATTCAACACTGAGCAGAG AAACGTGTACAAAGACCTGCGGCAGATCGAGCTGGCGTGTGACACTCAAGACGACGTTGACAGCTGGAAAGCCTCGTTCCTCCGAGCTGGTGTTTACCCTGAGAAAGATCAg CCGGAAAATGAAGATGCGATGATTCCGGGCGACACCGTGTCTATGGACCCGCAGTTGGAGCGGCAGGTGGAGACCATCCGCAACCTGGTGGACTCGTATATCAGCATTGTCAACAAGTCCATCAGAGACCTCATGCCCAAGACCATTATGCACCTCATGATTAACAGT GCAAAAGACTTCATCCACTCGGAGCTGCTGGCCTACCTGTACTCAGCTGGGGACCAGAGCAGCCTGATGGAAGAATCTGCTGAGCAAGCTCAGAGGAGAGATGAGATGCTGAGGATGTACCATGCTCTGAAGGAATCTCTCGTCATTATTGGTGACATCAGTACCACCACTATTTCGACCCCGGTGCCTCCACCCGTAGACGACACCTGGATCAAAGAGTCTGG TCCTCCAGCGGGAATCCGCCCTGCCCCAGCAACGGCGCCCGCTCCAAACCGTCCCCCGGCAGTAAGGGGGCCCGCGCCCGGTCCGGCCCCACCGTTGAACCCATCACCGGCATTCGGCGCCCCACCTGTGCCTACCCGACCCGGCCCGGTGCCGGCCCAGTCCGGTTTTGATTCAAACATTCCACTGATTCCCTCCAGGCCGGCACGTGTGCCTCCTGCGCTGCCGCCGGGCATCCCGAG CAGAAGACCCCCGGCTGCTCCCAACAGACCCACCATCATACGTCCTTCAGAACCCTCCCTGCTTGACTAG
- the LOC144020378 gene encoding dynamin-2-like isoform X4: MGNRGMEDLIPLINKLQDAFSSIGQSCNLELPQIAVVGGQSAGKSSVLENFVGRDFLPRGSGIVTRRPLILQLVNNKAEYAEFLHCKGRKFVDFDEVRQEIEAETDRLTGSNKGISPIPINLRVYSPNVLNLTLIDLPGMTKVAVGDQPADIEHQIRDMLLQFITKESCLILAVTPANTDLANSDALKIAKEVDPQGLRTIGVITKLDLMDEGTDAQDILENKLLPLRRGYIGVVNRSQKDIDGKKDIRAALAAERKFFLSHPAYRHFAERMGTPHLQKTLNQQLTNHIRDTLPGLRSKLQSQLLSLEKEVEEFKNFRPDDPARKTKALLQMVQQFGVDFEKCIEGSGDQVDTSNLSGGAKINRIFHERFPFELVKMEFDEKELRKEISYAIKNIHGVRTGLFTPDLAFEAIVKKQIIKLKDPCLKCVDLVVTELVTLIRKCTEKLGSYPRLREETERIVTTYIRERDSKTKDQVLLLIDIELSYINTNHEDFIGFANAQQRTAANATKKRVMPNQVIRRGWLTINISIMKGGSKDYWFVLTAESLSWYKDEEEKEKKYMLPLDNLKLRDVEKGFMSSKHVFAIFNTEQRNVYKDLRQIELACDTQDDVDSWKASFLRAGVYPEKDQPENEDAMIPGDTVSMDPQLERQVETIRNLVDSYISIVNKSIRDLMPKTIMHLMINSAKDFIHSELLAYLYSAGDQSSLMEESAEQAQRRDEMLRMYHALKESLVIIGDISTTTISTPVPPPVDDTWIKESGPPAGIRPAPATAPAPNRPPAVRGPAPGPAPPLNPSPAFGAPPVPTRPGPVPAQSGFDSNIPLIPSRPARVPPALPPGIPSRRPPAAPNRPTIIRPSEPSLLD; encoded by the exons ATGGGAAACCGGGGGATGGAAGACCTCATTCCCCTCATCAACAAGCTTCAGGACGCTTTCAGCTCCATCGGCCAGAGTTGCAACTTGGAGCTGCCCCAAATAGCGGTCGTCGGCGGCCAGAGCGCGGGGAAGAGTTCGGTTCTGGAGAATTTCGTTGGCAG AGACTTCTTGCCCAGAGGGTCTGGTATCGTCACCCGCCGCCCTCTCATCCTGCAACTCGTCAACAACAAAGCAG AGTATGCAGAGTTCCTGCACTGTAAGGGCCGTAAATTTGTGGACTTTGATGAAGTCCGTCAGGAGATTGAAGCAGAAACTGACCGGCTCACTGGATCCAATAAGGGCATTTCACCAATCCCAATCAACCTTCGAGTCTACTCTCCTAATG TGTTAAACCTGACCCTGATCGACCTGCCGGGAATGACAAAAGTGGCTGTCGGAGACCAGCCTGCAGACATCGAACACCAGATCAGAGACATGCTGCTGCAGTTCATCACCAAGGAGAGCTGCCTCATTCTGGCCGTCACTCCGGCAAATACTGACCTGGCCAACTCGGATGCCCTCAAGATTGCCAAGGAGGTCGATCCTCAGG GTCTGCGGACTATTGGAGTGATTACAAAGCTGGACTTGATGGATGAAGGGACGGATGCTCAAGACATTCTGGAAAACAAACTGCTTCCTCTCCGCAGGG GTTACATTGGGGTGGTGAACCGCAGTCAGAAGGACATTGATGGAAAGAAAGACATTCGTGCTGCTTTGGCTGCTGAGCGCAAGTTCTTCCTGTCGCATCCTGCATACAGACATTTCGCAGAGCGCATGGGAACTCCACACCTGCAGAAGACACTGAATCAG CAACTCACCAACCACATCCGTGACACTCTGCCAGGGTTACGCAGTAAGCTGCAAAGCCAGCTACTTTCCCTGGAGAAAGAGGTGGAAGAATTCAAGAACTTTCGTCCTGATGATCCCGCACGCAAAACCAAGGCTTTGCTTCA GATGGTGCAACAATTTGGCGTGGACTTTGAGAAGTGCATCGAAGGCTCGGGGGATCAGGTGGACACGTCCAACTTATCTGGAGGAGCAAAGATCAACCGCATTTTTCATGAGCGTTTTCCATTTGAGCTGGTGAAG ATGGAGTTTGATGAGAAGGAGCTGAGGAAAGAAATCAGTTACGCTatcaaaaacatccatggaGTCAG GACAGGCCTGTTCACACCTGACTTGGCGTTTGAAGCTATAGTGAAAAAGCAGATCATTAAGCTGAAAGACCCCTGTCTGAAATGCGTTGACCTCGTCGTCACCGAGCTTGTCACCCTGATCAGGAAGTGCACTGAAAAG CTTGGATCATATCCTCGGCTTAGAGAAGAAACTGAGCGAATCGTCACCACTTACATCAGAGAGAGGGATAGCAAGACGAAAGACCAG GTGCTCCTGTTAATTGACATCGAATTATCCTACATCAACACTAATCATGAGGACTTCATTGGGTTTGCCAA TGCCCAGCAGAGGACGGCTGCAAATGCGACCAAAAAGAGAGTCATGCCTAACCAG GTTATTCGTCGAGGCTGGTTGACAATCAACATTAGCATCATGAAGGGAGGCTCCAAGGACTACTGGTTTGTTCTCACTGCTGAGTCCCTTTCTTGGTACAAAGATGAGGAG gagaaggagaagaagtacATGTTGCCTCTTGACAACCTGAAGCTGAGAGATGTGGAGAAGGGATTCATGTCCAGCAAACATGTCTTTGCCATATTCAACACTGAGCAGAG AAACGTGTACAAAGACCTGCGGCAGATCGAGCTGGCGTGTGACACTCAAGACGACGTTGACAGCTGGAAAGCCTCGTTCCTCCGAGCTGGTGTTTACCCTGAGAAAGATCAg CCGGAAAATGAAGATGCGATGATTCCGGGCGACACCGTGTCTATGGACCCGCAGTTGGAGCGGCAGGTGGAGACCATCCGCAACCTGGTGGACTCGTATATCAGCATTGTCAACAAGTCCATCAGAGACCTCATGCCCAAGACCATTATGCACCTCATGATTAACAGT GCAAAAGACTTCATCCACTCGGAGCTGCTGGCCTACCTGTACTCAGCTGGGGACCAGAGCAGCCTGATGGAAGAATCTGCTGAGCAAGCTCAGAGGAGAGATGAGATGCTGAGGATGTACCATGCTCTGAAGGAATCTCTCGTCATTATTGGTGACATCAGTACCACCACTATTTCGACCCCGGTGCCTCCACCCGTAGACGACACCTGGATCAAAGAGTCTGG TCCTCCAGCGGGAATCCGCCCTGCCCCAGCAACGGCGCCCGCTCCAAACCGTCCCCCGGCAGTAAGGGGGCCCGCGCCCGGTCCGGCCCCACCGTTGAACCCATCACCGGCATTCGGCGCCCCACCTGTGCCTACCCGACCCGGCCCGGTGCCGGCCCAGTCCGGTTTTGATTCAAACATTCCACTGATTCCCTCCAGGCCGGCACGTGTGCCTCCTGCGCTGCCGCCGGGCATCCCGAG CAGAAGACCCCCGGCTGCTCCCAACAGACCCACCATCATACGTCCTTCAGAACCCTCCCTGCTTGACTAG